In the genome of Fervidobacterium nodosum Rt17-B1, the window GTTAGAAGTGGTAAGGTGGTGTACATACGTTGGAAGAAAAAACCGTTGTAATATTGGGTGCAACAGGTTCAATTGGAACTCAAAGTGTTGATGTCATATCAAAATTGAAAAATTACAAATTGGTTGGGATATCTTTTGGAAAGAATAGAAATTTAGCTGAAGAGATTGTTCAAAGGTTTGATGTCAAGGTTTATCATGGCGGCGTTGAGTTATCGGTTGGAAGAAGGGTTGATAGTATAGGTGCGTTATTGGAATTGACTAAACCTGATATAACTATTTGTGCGATTCCGGGCTTTGAAGGAGTTAAAGCCACAATAGAAGCTTTAAAATACACAAGAAGAATAGCTCTTGCCACGAAAGAGTCGATGGTGTGCGCTGGAAAGTTTGTAAAAGAATTAGCTAAAAAGAATAACGTTGAGATTGTTCCAGTAGATAGTGAACATTCGGCTATATTTCAAATATACGAACCGCATATAGACCATATAGTTATAACCGCATCGGGTGGTGCTGTAAGAGATTTACCACTAGATAAAATAGCGGGCCTCACACCTGAAGAAGTCTTAAAACATCCAACGTGGAATATGGGTGGAAGAATAACCGTTGATTCCGCAACGATGGTGAATAAATTTTTTGAAGTGGTTGAAGCGCATGAGTTATTCGATTTACCATACGAAAAGATAGAAGTTTACATTAATCCATCAAGCTTTATCCACGGAATGGTATTTTTGAAGGATGGAACGATAAAAATTCACGCGGGTAAACCAGATATGCGTGTTCCTATCGCTTATTCTTTGACTTACCCTTCAAGAGAATATACTTCATATGTAGCTCAAGTTGATGAATTTGATATGAGGTTATTACCTGTCGAGAAGGCGCGTTATCCTCTCTTCTTCTTCGGACTTGAAATTGCAAAATCAG includes:
- a CDS encoding 1-deoxy-D-xylulose-5-phosphate reductoisomerase translates to MEEKTVVILGATGSIGTQSVDVISKLKNYKLVGISFGKNRNLAEEIVQRFDVKVYHGGVELSVGRRVDSIGALLELTKPDITICAIPGFEGVKATIEALKYTRRIALATKESMVCAGKFVKELAKKNNVEIVPVDSEHSAIFQIYEPHIDHIVITASGGAVRDLPLDKIAGLTPEEVLKHPTWNMGGRITVDSATMVNKFFEVVEAHELFDLPYEKIEVYINPSSFIHGMVFLKDGTIKIHAGKPDMRVPIAYSLTYPSREYTSYVAQVDEFDMRLLPVEKARYPLFFFGLEIAKSGGLAERIAFNSADEIAVQYFLEKKILFGKIEKIVTKTVEEVQKRAITVNSLEDVYKVDELSRKITEEVLYDCIN